TAAGTTTTTTCATTATACAAGAAGTAGATATATGATTCTAAAatgaaatgtataaaaataaaaatatatatataaataattatctttaaattttataatttttattttataagaaagtTAGTAACGCCATCTGACTAATCAGTTAGGGCACAATCTTATAGGTTTTAAGTGtgaaaaaattcttttatttcatgTTTGTGAAAGTTCTCCAAAGattatagtaataataattttatatttttcctagGTACTAAAAAGTGTAAATCTTAGGGATGAATATAGATTGTATTCTTAccgtttttttaaaatatacatatttattcaattcatcttaatttttttttattaaaattaaggtAGATGATGTAACAagaaaataacaatatatatatataatttatgcaaCATTCTTAATTACGTAAATCTATACAATATTCTtaacaatataaattcaaacaaacacaaataAAATCTTTATCTAAATAACATGCATCATTAAACAGCTCAAACAAAAAATCTTTATTCATATGTAACGCACCTCAATTTTGTGATTTGACTGATtaaggtttaaaattaatgtgcGGGCGGCACATGttttatatatacaaagaaacgtatttctttttttgtataaGAAGTTAAGAACGTCGTTGTAAGTTGGATTTTAGTAGTGTTAAAACGAAGACAAAACAGTAACGTTTATGTTCACGAAGACCAACACAACAGTCAAAATCAGAAGGCAAATTCAAATTTGCAGACCCCACATGTCGGAAGTGGAAGTCCGTTAGAACTTGAATCAGATAGATAGAAGCCTGGAATGGAAACTCGAAACTGACTAAAATCAACTTGGCaaatggcaatggcaatggcCATGGCCTGGCAGAAGCAGTAAACAAACATATCGAAGAAGAATgttgggagagagaaagaggtgATACAGGGTCTGGAAGGCTACACACAAAACCATGCCGTCTTCACCGACTAAAACAGAGCCGCCGGCCGAGCTGGTCACACCTTTGGCTCGGCAACACCCACAAAGCAGCTCTCAACCATGTCCTCTTCGCCATGAAAACCCAACTCTTCCATCGCTCAAACCCAATCTCCCTCCTCTCCGACGAGCTTCTTCTCCAAATCCTCTCCAGGCTTCCCCACTCCCAAAGAAACTCCAATTTCCTCGTCTCAAAACAGTGGCTGAACCTTCAAGGCCGCCTCGTCCGATCCCTCAAGCTTCTCGACTGGAACTTCCTCGTGTCCGGTCGCTTGTTTCTCCGATTCCCAAACCTCACCCATATCGATCTGGTTCACGGATCCATAATTTCTCCTAGACACTCACCCATTTTGCTGACCCACAAACTGGTTTCCTTCCACGTCGATTCccatctttctccaaatggGTTTGCCCCGGAGAATTACGCTTCCATGTTATCAGTCGATCAAATTGATTCTGGTTTGAAAGCATTAGCCTGTAGGTACCCTAATTTGAGAAAGCTTGTGGTTGTCAACGCCAGTGAAATGGGTCTGTTGAGTGTTGCAGAGGAGTGTCCTACACTGCAAGAGCTGGAGCTGCATCGGTGCACCGATCAGGTTCCGTTAAATTGTTAACCATcgtcttatttaaaaatttaaacaaatagaTCTCTAAAAACTATATTAGTAGACAAAGAGTTAATTTATCttgtttgttattgtttttactCTCAACAGGTTCTGCGTGGGATTGCGGCTATCCAGAATCTTAGGATTCTGAAATTGGTGGCAAATGTTGATGGGTTTTATTATGGGTCTTTGGTTTCGGACATTGGGTTGACTATATTGGCAGAAGGGTGTGGGAGGCTGGTGAAACTTGAGCTCAGTGGATGTGAGGGAAGCTATGAAGGGATGAAGGCAATTGGGGAGGGTTGTGAAATGCTGGAAGAGTTGGTTTTGGTTAATCACAGGATGGATGGTGGGTGGTTGTTGGCTCTTTCATTTTGTCGGAATTTGAAGACTTTGAGGTTTCAGGGATGTAAGAGAGTGGATTCTGGTCTAGGGCTCGATGAGTGCTTGGCATCTTGCCCTTTGCTAGAGCGTTTGATTCTTGAAAGGTGCCAATTGAGGGACAAGGGGAGTTTAAGAGCTTTGTTTCTTGTATGTGAAACTGTAAGGGAGATTGTTTTTCAGGACTGCTGGGGATTGGAGAATGATGCGTTCGGGATAGCATGCATTTGCAGGTTTGAGGCTTTCTCTCTTCATTCACTTGTACTACAGCAAAGGCCGGGTTGGGATAGGATTGTACTCGTATGCGCATGTCTTCCTCTTGTTCTTCTGTAAAAAAGATGTTGGTCAAAGAGTCATGTTAATAGGCAAAGGAATAAAAATCCCATGTCAGTCaactgaaaataatttaaatgagcTTCCAAAATAGCTTGGATTTTGGGTTGAACGTCTGTAGATGATGGCATCATCAGTGCCACTCTATAATACAACAAGAAGAATTCATGATATTTGAAGTTTTACATCAGCTGTCGACTACCTAATTAACACAAGTTCTGTCTCTTGATtgtgtttaaattttatctcttggttatgtctataaatactcTACACATCAATCGTAAATCATAGAATGtcattcaaaacaaatacaaaatttatttattttgagtcTTTATGTTTCTACTGAGTTTTTGTAACTTCTTTTTCAGGGGGGTGAAATTCCTATCTCTAGAAGGCTGTTCACTGCTAACAACTCAAGGCCTGGCGTCTGTGCTGTTCTCTTGGAAAGAGCTTCAAAGCCTTGAAGTTGTATCATGTCAAAACATAAAGGACAATGAAGTTACACCTGCACT
This genomic stretch from Diospyros lotus cultivar Yz01 chromosome 1, ASM1463336v1, whole genome shotgun sequence harbors:
- the LOC127794330 gene encoding F-box protein At5g07670-like codes for the protein MEPYALIEAWNGNSKLTKINLANGNGNGHGLAEAVNKHIEEECWERERGDTGSGRLHTKPCRLHRLKQSRRPSWSHLWLGNTHKAALNHVLFAMKTQLFHRSNPISLLSDELLLQILSRLPHSQRNSNFLVSKQWLNLQGRLVRSLKLLDWNFLVSGRLFLRFPNLTHIDLVHGSIISPRHSPILLTHKLVSFHVDSHLSPNGFAPENYASMLSVDQIDSGLKALACRYPNLRKLVVVNASEMGLLSVAEECPTLQELELHRCTDQVLRGIAAIQNLRILKLVANVDGFYYGSLVSDIGLTILAEGCGRLVKLELSGCEGSYEGMKAIGEGCEMLEELVLVNHRMDGGWLLALSFCRNLKTLRFQGCKRVDSGLGLDECLASCPLLERLILERCQLRDKGSLRALFLVCETVREIVFQDCWGLENDAFGIACICRGVKFLSLEGCSLLTTQGLASVLFSWKELQSLEVVSCQNIKDNEVTPALSALFSQLKELKWRPNTKSLLSSTLAGTGMGKKGSKYFKKY